The following proteins are encoded in a genomic region of Pikeienuella piscinae:
- a CDS encoding IS1595 family transposase → MSNLSAKYLHDEEAAHEFLEGVLWGSQTVCLHCGGVDKITKVKANPEKRIRVGLWRCGDCKRQFTVKVGTVFEASKVKLHIWLQAVVLMTQSKKGISAHQLHRTLGVTYKTAWFMEHRIREAMRSGDLAPFGAGGGVVEVDETFIGNDRTVKPKHTKKGRGYAHKHKVLSLVDRATGRARSMVVDDLKVKTLAPILRENIAAEAQLMTDEAAHYKAMGSDYASHDYVSHGAGEYGRGDIHTNTIEGYFSIFKRGMKGVYQHCGKKHLHRYVAEFEFRYNNRVMLGVDDHDRAKVALRGAKGKRLTYERADT, encoded by the coding sequence ATGTCGAACCTGAGCGCGAAATATCTGCACGACGAAGAAGCCGCCCACGAGTTTCTAGAGGGTGTGCTTTGGGGGTCACAGACGGTTTGCCTGCACTGCGGCGGCGTGGATAAGATCACGAAAGTAAAGGCTAATCCCGAAAAGCGCATCCGCGTTGGTCTCTGGCGCTGCGGCGATTGCAAGCGCCAGTTCACGGTCAAGGTCGGCACGGTGTTCGAGGCGTCCAAGGTCAAGCTGCACATCTGGTTGCAGGCCGTTGTGCTGATGACGCAGAGCAAGAAGGGCATCAGCGCCCACCAGCTTCACCGCACCCTCGGCGTCACCTACAAGACGGCGTGGTTCATGGAGCACCGTATTCGCGAGGCGATGCGCTCCGGCGATCTCGCCCCGTTCGGCGCTGGCGGCGGCGTGGTGGAGGTTGACGAGACTTTCATCGGCAATGACCGCACGGTGAAGCCGAAGCACACGAAGAAGGGCCGGGGCTACGCGCACAAGCACAAGGTTCTGAGCCTTGTAGACCGCGCCACGGGCCGCGCCCGCTCAATGGTGGTGGACGATCTCAAGGTGAAGACGCTCGCGCCGATCCTGCGGGAGAACATCGCTGCCGAGGCGCAACTGATGACGGACGAGGCGGCGCACTACAAGGCGATGGGATCAGACTACGCGAGCCATGACTACGTGAGCCACGGCGCTGGCGAATATGGCCGGGGCGATATCCACACGAACACGATTGAGGGCTACTTTTCGATCTTCAAGCGCGGCATGAAGGGCGTCTACCAGCACTGCGGCAAGAAGCACTTGCACCGATACGTGGCTGAGTTCGAATTCCGGTATAACAACCGGGTCATGCTTGGGGTGGACGATCACGACCGAGCGAAGGTCGCGCTGAGGGGCGCTAAGGGGAAGCGGCTAACCTACGAAAGGGCTGATACGTAA
- a CDS encoding DUF3800 domain-containing protein: MIDHSFTVFIDESGDEGFVFRNPPDKGSSDWFVVSAVVSFSNQQDRVRNLAARVRAAIGKEPKNLLHFADMSHERRVRAYHEINQENLRFVSVLVNKREIARPEIFQAQRGRLYYYSVRLLLERVSWLCRDAAKKRGLASPSARVILEHRKRLRHDDLVAYIARLTTISAEDRWLADSAADVRIDWNVIDARLMETAAKSQYAGLQIADIVASGIRTGLEANLYGNTEHRYAKMAVKQTYQRSGNFTSYGFKFFPTIPDSTHEYMHWVYKHCVG, from the coding sequence TATCGATGAATCCGGGGACGAAGGTTTCGTGTTCCGCAACCCTCCCGATAAGGGGAGTTCCGATTGGTTCGTCGTGTCCGCTGTGGTGAGCTTCTCCAACCAACAGGATCGAGTTCGCAACCTCGCAGCCCGAGTCCGCGCGGCAATAGGCAAGGAGCCAAAGAACCTCCTCCATTTCGCCGACATGTCTCATGAACGGCGCGTCCGCGCTTATCATGAGATCAACCAAGAGAATCTCCGTTTCGTCAGCGTTCTCGTTAACAAGCGAGAAATCGCCAGACCTGAAATCTTTCAGGCACAACGCGGACGACTGTACTATTATTCGGTTCGCTTGCTCCTTGAGCGCGTTTCTTGGCTTTGTCGGGATGCGGCTAAAAAGCGTGGGCTCGCCTCTCCATCCGCTCGTGTCATTCTCGAACATCGAAAACGCCTCAGGCACGACGATCTTGTCGCTTATATTGCAAGACTCACGACGATCAGCGCTGAAGATAGGTGGCTCGCAGATTCCGCGGCTGATGTGCGAATTGATTGGAACGTCATCGACGCGCGCCTCATGGAGACCGCCGCGAAGTCTCAGTACGCGGGGCTCCAGATCGCAGATATTGTTGCCAGCGGAATACGAACAGGGCTGGAAGCCAATCTTTATGGGAACACTGAACACAGGTACGCCAAGATGGCGGTTAAGCAGACCTATCAACGGTCTGGCAACTTCACGAGTTATGGATTCAAGTTCTTCCCAACGATTCCCGACTCCACACATGAATATATGCATTGGGTTTACAAGCATTGTGTGGGGTAG